A stretch of Sinorhizobium meliloti DNA encodes these proteins:
- a CDS encoding TVP38/TMEM64 family protein — protein MSHGISNGAEEGPALESSSSRRDLRPVPHRSPWRFLPISLLLAGGVLGYAYGLQDYVSLSALADQRETLAAHVAAHPVSSALVFFAIYVAVVVFSIPAASVLTISAGFLFGCLAGAAITVLAATLGACLLFIAARGAFSDILRRRAGGVLERLADGFRDNAFLYLLILRLAPIFPFFLINIAPAFFEVKLRTYALATLIGIIPGTLAYTWLGRGLGDVIALAAASGREFTVADFATRDISLALVALASIAALPLAFRVIQSRRKGA, from the coding sequence ATGAGCCATGGTATCAGCAACGGGGCAGAAGAAGGTCCGGCTCTCGAATCCTCGTCGAGCCGGCGAGACCTTCGGCCTGTTCCGCATCGCTCTCCCTGGCGCTTCCTGCCGATTTCGCTTCTGCTTGCGGGCGGCGTCCTGGGCTATGCCTACGGCCTGCAGGACTATGTCTCGCTGTCTGCGCTCGCCGACCAGCGCGAGACGCTCGCCGCCCATGTCGCCGCCCATCCGGTCAGTTCGGCTCTCGTCTTCTTCGCGATCTATGTCGCGGTGGTGGTCTTCTCCATACCGGCGGCATCGGTGCTGACGATCTCCGCCGGTTTCCTTTTCGGCTGCCTTGCCGGCGCGGCTATCACGGTTCTTGCCGCCACACTCGGGGCTTGCCTGCTGTTCATCGCCGCGCGCGGTGCCTTCAGCGACATCCTGAGGCGCCGTGCCGGCGGCGTCCTGGAGCGCCTTGCCGATGGATTTCGGGACAACGCCTTCCTCTATCTCCTGATCCTGCGGCTCGCGCCGATCTTTCCTTTCTTCCTGATCAACATCGCGCCCGCCTTCTTCGAGGTGAAGCTGCGCACCTATGCGCTCGCGACGCTGATCGGCATTATTCCGGGCACTCTCGCCTATACCTGGCTCGGCCGCGGCCTCGGCGACGTGATCGCTCTTGCTGCCGCAAGCGGCCGTGAATTCACCGTTGCCGATTTCGCCACCAGGGATATCTCGCTGGCGCTCGTCGCCCTTGCATCGATTGCTGCATTGCCTCTGGCATTCAGGGTAATACAGTCGCGCCGCAAAGGTGCATGA
- a CDS encoding ArdC family protein — MSATNETPRQDVYSRITNQIIEALEQGVKPWTQPWNAAHAAGHVSRPLRHNGQPYAGINVLTLWASAMTGHYAAPIWMTFKQAIELGGNVRKGEKGSPVVYADTMRRTETDEATGDEAERFIPFLKAYTVFNVEQIEGLPAHFHAQADNIQNPDERIAHAETFFGATRADIRHGGDCAYYSPALDYIQMPGFEAFRDAQAYYATLAHEATHWTRHATRLDRDLGRKRFGDDGYAREELVAELGAAFLCADLGLRLEDRDDHAAYIGHWLSVLKDDKRAIFAAAAHAQRAADYLSGFSQSEEAAA; from the coding sequence ATGTCGGCCACCAACGAAACCCCGCGGCAGGATGTCTACAGCCGCATCACCAACCAGATCATCGAAGCGCTTGAGCAAGGCGTGAAACCCTGGACGCAGCCCTGGAACGCTGCGCATGCCGCAGGCCATGTCTCCCGGCCCCTGCGCCATAACGGCCAGCCCTATGCCGGCATCAATGTCCTGACGCTCTGGGCATCGGCGATGACGGGACACTACGCCGCGCCGATCTGGATGACCTTCAAGCAGGCCATCGAGCTGGGCGGCAACGTCCGCAAGGGCGAGAAGGGCTCTCCCGTCGTGTATGCCGATACGATGCGGCGCACCGAGACCGATGAGGCCACCGGCGACGAGGCCGAGCGTTTCATCCCGTTCCTGAAGGCCTACACGGTCTTCAATGTCGAACAGATCGAAGGCTTGCCGGCTCACTTCCACGCGCAGGCCGACAACATCCAGAACCCCGACGAGCGCATCGCCCACGCCGAGACCTTCTTCGGAGCGACCCGCGCCGATATCCGCCATGGCGGCGACTGCGCCTACTACAGCCCGGCTCTCGACTACATCCAGATGCCCGGTTTTGAGGCCTTCCGCGACGCGCAGGCGTACTACGCCACCCTCGCCCATGAGGCCACGCACTGGACCCGCCATGCCACGCGTCTTGACCGTGATCTCGGCCGCAAGCGGTTCGGCGATGACGGCTATGCCCGTGAAGAACTGGTCGCCGAGCTGGGCGCTGCGTTCCTCTGTGCCGACCTGGGGCTTCGCCTTGAAGACCGGGACGACCACGCCGCCTATATTGGCCACTGGCTGTCCGTCCTGAAAGACGACAAGCGGGCGATCTTTGCCGCCGCCGCGCACGCGCAGCGGGCTGCCGACTATCTGTCGGGTTTCAGCCAATCCGAGGAGGCCGCCGCGTGA
- a CDS encoding tyrosine-type recombinase/integrase yields MADIRKRVGKNGITYQVRYSSKSTKSGRAFASFKTLKEARAFTENLGAMQHPTGGKLTVADAVQKWLDICEKIGRDGREKVELETHKEYQRRANVMKEYEWPKPLHELKPADIVAFRNWLLDHKTRDLARRTLSSFHSVMIEMHRQGKIQSDPAAGITIRSGGRYESEEAEVEIPTDDEMRAIYAAADRLAAKNDFMAQCWARYRPMIYLAGFTGMRPSEYRGLAWAQVSKDHIKITQRADRTGNIGPVKSRAGRRTLYLPTIVLEMLKTWRKECPASDKDLVFPTASGAPMALTNIRVGAWDPLMREAKLMKTVKRRGKKVVVPKYTPYALRHYFASKLIETGRDLKFIQTAMGHSKIEVTFNVYGHLIRGREEQHKKSAEELAFLLLPDKACGKSVSNTL; encoded by the coding sequence ATGGCAGATATAAGGAAACGTGTTGGTAAAAACGGCATAACCTATCAGGTCCGGTATTCCAGCAAATCAACCAAATCCGGTCGCGCTTTTGCCTCCTTCAAAACATTGAAGGAGGCGCGCGCTTTCACGGAGAATTTGGGCGCGATGCAGCATCCGACTGGCGGCAAGCTTACGGTCGCTGACGCCGTCCAGAAATGGCTCGATATTTGCGAGAAGATTGGTCGCGACGGGCGCGAGAAGGTCGAGCTGGAGACGCATAAAGAATACCAGCGCCGTGCGAACGTCATGAAGGAATATGAGTGGCCGAAGCCTCTACATGAACTGAAACCGGCAGACATCGTGGCGTTCCGGAATTGGCTCCTTGACCACAAGACCCGAGACCTTGCGCGCAGAACACTCTCTTCCTTTCATTCAGTAATGATCGAGATGCACCGGCAGGGTAAAATCCAGAGCGATCCAGCCGCCGGCATCACTATCCGCAGCGGCGGACGCTATGAAAGCGAGGAAGCAGAAGTCGAGATACCGACCGACGACGAGATGCGTGCGATCTACGCAGCTGCCGACCGGCTTGCCGCCAAGAACGACTTTATGGCTCAATGCTGGGCACGCTACAGACCAATGATCTATCTAGCCGGCTTCACTGGTATGAGGCCTTCGGAGTATCGCGGTCTTGCCTGGGCCCAAGTTAGCAAGGATCACATCAAGATTACGCAGCGGGCGGATCGAACGGGCAACATCGGTCCGGTTAAATCGCGTGCAGGGCGACGCACGCTCTACCTTCCCACGATCGTACTGGAAATGCTCAAGACCTGGCGCAAGGAGTGCCCAGCGTCGGATAAAGACCTCGTATTCCCGACGGCATCGGGAGCGCCCATGGCGCTGACCAATATACGCGTTGGGGCGTGGGACCCGCTCATGCGCGAGGCAAAGCTGATGAAAACCGTAAAGCGGCGCGGGAAAAAAGTCGTGGTCCCCAAATACACCCCATACGCGTTACGTCACTACTTTGCGTCGAAGCTGATCGAAACCGGCCGCGATCTGAAGTTCATTCAAACGGCCATGGGCCATTCCAAGATCGAAGTGACCTTTAATGTCTACGGACATCTCATCCGTGGACGTGAGGAACAACACAAGAAATCGGCCGAGGAGTTGGCCTTTCTCCTGCTCCCCGATAAAGCATGTGGCAAATCTGTGTCAAATACGCTGTAG
- a CDS encoding sensor histidine kinase codes for MTLGLVIVIQGIFMVEDARPANASAAPRAAVGFLGGLSGKLLLLTVAFVMLAEVLIFVPSVANMRIRWLQDRLNTVAAAAVVVDGLQNVELPRAVQRETLMATGTKAIVIRRKDASRMIASVDMPPAIDGEYDIANFTALGAIRDAFDTLIFGGNRVVRVYGPLGEGDATIELVMKDAKLRTAMLVYSRNVFLLSIAISLITAALIFLAINRMLILPIRRLTKSMQEFSGEPSSPERVLVPPEGKDELAVAGQHLASMQRELQRTLKQQKSLAELGLAVSKINHDMRNILSSAQLISDRLADVDDPVVKRFAPTLLRTIDRAVGYTREVLSYGRTTEAEPHRRFLALRPLVEDVAELLAVDRQDGIDFEIQVRDDIEVDADSEQLFRVVHNICRNAVEALANYKPEDGSERRISVSAVRTGSVVTISIDDTGPGMPAKARENLFAAFRGSARSGGTGLGLAIARELVLAHGGTIALVEKPTPGTLFRIELPDRPVRLDAFRAKGRS; via the coding sequence ATGACCTTAGGTCTGGTCATCGTGATCCAGGGAATCTTTATGGTAGAAGACGCGCGTCCGGCCAATGCGAGTGCGGCACCCCGAGCGGCGGTCGGCTTTCTTGGCGGGCTTTCCGGCAAATTGCTGCTGCTGACGGTCGCCTTCGTGATGTTGGCCGAAGTGCTGATCTTCGTGCCTTCCGTCGCCAATATGCGCATTCGCTGGCTGCAGGACCGCCTGAACACCGTGGCGGCGGCGGCCGTCGTGGTCGACGGACTTCAAAATGTCGAGCTGCCCCGCGCCGTGCAGCGCGAGACGCTGATGGCGACCGGGACGAAGGCCATCGTCATCCGCCGCAAGGATGCCTCCCGGATGATCGCCAGCGTCGACATGCCCCCCGCGATCGACGGCGAATACGACATAGCCAACTTCACGGCTCTCGGCGCGATCCGGGACGCCTTCGACACGCTCATCTTCGGCGGCAACCGGGTGGTGCGCGTCTATGGCCCGCTGGGCGAAGGCGATGCGACGATCGAGCTGGTGATGAAGGACGCCAAGCTGCGCACGGCCATGCTCGTCTATTCGCGCAACGTCTTCCTCCTGTCGATCGCCATCTCGCTGATCACCGCGGCGCTGATCTTCCTCGCCATCAATCGCATGCTGATCCTCCCGATCAGGCGGCTGACCAAAAGCATGCAGGAATTTTCGGGCGAGCCGTCGAGCCCCGAGCGCGTGCTGGTGCCGCCGGAAGGCAAGGACGAACTGGCGGTCGCCGGTCAGCATCTGGCGAGTATGCAGCGCGAATTGCAGCGAACCCTGAAGCAGCAGAAGAGCCTTGCCGAGCTCGGCCTTGCCGTTTCCAAGATCAATCACGACATGCGCAACATCCTGTCCTCCGCACAGCTCATTTCCGATCGCCTGGCCGATGTCGACGATCCCGTGGTCAAGCGCTTCGCACCGACATTGCTCCGGACCATCGACCGCGCCGTCGGCTATACGCGCGAAGTCCTCTCCTACGGCCGCACGACGGAGGCCGAGCCGCATCGGCGCTTCCTGGCGCTGCGGCCGCTGGTCGAGGACGTGGCCGAACTGCTCGCCGTCGATCGCCAGGACGGTATCGATTTCGAGATACAGGTCCGCGATGACATCGAGGTCGATGCGGACAGCGAGCAGTTGTTCCGCGTCGTCCACAATATCTGCCGCAACGCGGTCGAGGCGCTGGCCAATTACAAGCCGGAGGATGGCTCCGAGCGGCGGATCTCGGTTTCCGCGGTGCGTACCGGCAGCGTGGTGACCATTTCGATCGACGACACCGGCCCCGGCATGCCGGCCAAGGCACGCGAAAATCTCTTCGCCGCCTTCCGCGGCTCGGCGCGCTCCGGCGGAACGGGCCTGGGCCTGGCGATCGCCCGCGAACTGGTGCTCGCCCATGGCGGAACGATCGCCCTTGTCGAAAAGCCCACTCCCGGCACGCTGTTTCGCATAGAACTGCCGGACCGCCCGGTGCGGCTCGATGCCTTCCGCGCCAAGGGACGTTCCTGA
- a CDS encoding dihydrolipoyl dehydrogenase family protein, translating to MAKILTPDICVIGGGAAGLSVAAGAAAFGVPVVLVEHGRMGGDCLNYGCVPSKALIAAAKHADAIRKAAEFGIASAEPIVDHEHLTARIQSVIEAIAPHDSAERFTSLGVEVIKETARFVDDRTVAAGDRMIRARRFVIATGSSPAIPPIRGLAETPFLTNETLFGLKRLPRHLLVIGAGAVGLEMAGAHRRLGADVTVVDSAAALSGQDPELAAIVLDGLRAEGMLLHERTVIRSAEQTETGIRLICENESGPFEIEGSDLLVAAGRAPNHGSLDLDAAGIRHCPKHVEVGADLRTSNRRVYAVGDAAGGLFTHQASYHARLVLQQILFRLPGRERTTIVPQVIFTAPELAQVGLTEERARESARGARTVRLDFSASDRARTDGLDRGLIKIVVGRRGRVLGAGIAGPGAGEMIGLWAFAVANRLTLRHFQTYVAPYPTLSEIGKQAAISYYSPMARNRLLRTAIRFLRNFG from the coding sequence GTGGCGAAAATACTGACACCCGACATCTGCGTGATCGGCGGCGGTGCCGCCGGGCTCTCCGTGGCCGCCGGGGCGGCCGCTTTCGGCGTGCCCGTCGTGCTGGTCGAGCACGGCCGGATGGGCGGCGATTGCCTGAATTACGGCTGCGTGCCGTCAAAGGCTCTGATCGCAGCGGCCAAACATGCGGACGCGATCCGCAAGGCTGCGGAATTCGGCATTGCCTCGGCGGAACCGATCGTCGACCATGAGCATCTGACGGCACGCATCCAATCCGTGATCGAAGCCATTGCACCGCACGATTCCGCGGAGCGCTTCACGAGCCTCGGCGTCGAGGTGATCAAGGAAACGGCCCGCTTCGTAGACGACCGCACGGTCGCTGCCGGCGACCGCATGATCCGCGCCCGCCGCTTCGTGATCGCCACCGGCTCCTCCCCGGCCATCCCCCCGATCCGCGGACTTGCGGAGACGCCGTTCCTCACCAACGAAACGCTCTTCGGCCTGAAACGCTTGCCGCGCCATCTCCTCGTCATCGGCGCAGGCGCGGTCGGCCTCGAGATGGCCGGGGCTCACCGGCGGTTGGGCGCCGATGTGACGGTCGTGGACAGTGCCGCGGCTCTCTCCGGTCAGGACCCGGAGCTGGCGGCGATCGTGCTCGACGGGCTGCGTGCGGAAGGCATGCTCCTGCACGAGCGCACGGTGATCCGCTCGGCGGAGCAAACGGAGACGGGAATCCGGCTCATCTGCGAGAACGAGAGCGGCCCTTTCGAGATCGAAGGGAGCGACCTGCTGGTGGCTGCCGGTCGTGCTCCCAATCACGGATCGCTCGACCTCGATGCGGCCGGCATCCGCCATTGCCCGAAACACGTAGAGGTCGGGGCGGACCTGAGAACGAGCAACCGTCGCGTCTATGCGGTCGGAGACGCGGCGGGCGGCCTCTTCACGCATCAGGCGAGCTATCACGCCCGGCTGGTGCTGCAGCAGATCCTTTTCCGCCTGCCGGGGCGCGAAAGGACGACCATCGTTCCGCAGGTGATCTTCACCGCGCCCGAACTGGCGCAAGTGGGGCTGACGGAGGAGCGCGCGCGGGAGAGCGCCCGGGGGGCAAGAACCGTTCGCCTGGACTTTTCCGCGAGTGATCGCGCCCGCACCGACGGATTGGATCGAGGGCTGATCAAGATCGTCGTCGGCAGGCGCGGGCGGGTTCTCGGCGCCGGCATTGCCGGCCCTGGAGCGGGAGAGATGATCGGTCTCTGGGCCTTCGCCGTCGCCAACCGCCTGACGCTCAGGCATTTCCAGACTTATGTCGCACCCTATCCGACGCTCTCGGAGATTGGAAAACAGGCGGCGATCTCCTATTATTCCCCCATGGCGCGAAATCGCCTTCTGCGGACCGCGATCCGGTTCCTGCGGAACTTCGGCTGA
- a CDS encoding recombinase family protein produces the protein MLDLLRGNAVKALSKTLLDGTPRQDLRAALYLRVSTGRQAENDLSIPDQRRQATEFCKARGWEVAIEFVDAGLSGTDEKRAELQRLLDLATNGDSPFDVVVVHSFSRFARDHFALEMFVRKLRKHGIRLISITQDLGDDPMSVMVRQVFALFDEYQSKENAKHVLRAMKENARQGFWNGAARKPRNAWLSTPWKPK, from the coding sequence GTGTTAGACCTGCTGAGGGGAAATGCCGTGAAGGCTTTGTCAAAGACCCTGCTTGACGGTACACCCCGACAGGATTTGCGCGCGGCGCTATACCTTCGTGTTTCCACGGGGCGCCAAGCCGAAAACGACCTTTCCATACCCGATCAGAGGCGTCAGGCGACCGAGTTCTGCAAGGCGCGCGGCTGGGAGGTGGCTATCGAATTTGTCGATGCCGGATTGAGCGGCACCGACGAAAAGCGCGCCGAACTGCAAAGGCTTCTTGACCTTGCAACGAACGGCGATAGCCCTTTCGACGTGGTTGTCGTTCATTCCTTCAGCCGTTTCGCGCGCGACCACTTCGCGCTCGAAATGTTTGTCAGGAAGCTGCGAAAGCATGGCATTCGTCTGATCAGCATCACGCAGGACCTAGGCGATGATCCGATGAGCGTCATGGTCCGGCAGGTGTTTGCGTTGTTCGACGAGTATCAGTCGAAGGAGAACGCTAAACACGTCCTGCGTGCCATGAAAGAAAACGCGCGGCAGGGTTTCTGGAACGGCGCGGCGCGAAAACCAAGAAACGCCTGGCTATCGACCCCGTGGAAGCCGAAGTGA
- a CDS encoding recombinase family protein → MIRLMFRLLSEGDGTGGPLGVKAATSWLNERGHRTRGGARWGIGQLHKLLTSPTYKGDYRFNRKVWKTKEDKPETEQVMVPVDPIIEPAVFDAVQTRLKARSPKTTPPRVVTGPILLTGIATCASCGGGMTLRTGKSGRYRYYTCATCAQQGKSACKGRSIPMDRLDTLVTERLAETLFTADRVRAILGGLLERQASRSEDHAHRMTALQNKVVDAEGRLSRLYQAIETGVADFADPTLKDRVAALKTERDQAKATLDRAFAELRPETRITEEKIASFASLMRENVKNGPVPFRRAYLRAVIDQVEVDDAEIRIHGRRDVLERLVMGGGAAPAGVPSFVRKWRTRRDSNS, encoded by the coding sequence GTGATCCGGCTTATGTTCCGGCTGCTCTCTGAGGGCGACGGAACGGGCGGACCACTCGGGGTCAAGGCGGCAACGTCGTGGCTCAACGAGCGCGGCCACCGCACGCGCGGCGGCGCGCGCTGGGGTATCGGTCAGCTTCACAAGCTTTTGACGAGCCCGACATACAAGGGCGACTACCGCTTCAACCGCAAGGTCTGGAAGACGAAGGAAGACAAGCCGGAAACCGAACAGGTCATGGTGCCCGTAGACCCGATCATCGAGCCCGCCGTGTTCGACGCGGTCCAGACCCGCCTGAAGGCGAGAAGCCCGAAGACCACGCCGCCGCGCGTGGTCACGGGGCCTATCCTTCTGACCGGTATTGCCACCTGCGCCAGCTGCGGCGGCGGGATGACCCTGCGTACCGGCAAGTCAGGCAGGTATCGCTATTACACCTGCGCGACCTGTGCCCAGCAGGGGAAGTCCGCCTGCAAGGGCCGGTCGATCCCGATGGACCGGCTCGACACACTCGTCACCGAACGGCTCGCGGAAACGCTCTTCACCGCTGACCGTGTGCGGGCGATCCTTGGCGGCCTTCTTGAACGGCAGGCGTCGCGATCCGAGGATCACGCCCACCGCATGACCGCGCTGCAGAACAAGGTGGTCGACGCCGAAGGACGCTTGTCGCGCCTCTATCAGGCTATCGAAACCGGGGTAGCGGATTTTGCCGACCCCACGCTGAAAGACCGCGTCGCCGCGCTCAAGACCGAGCGTGATCAGGCAAAGGCCACCCTCGATCGGGCCTTTGCCGAGCTTCGTCCCGAAACGCGGATCACCGAAGAAAAGATCGCGTCTTTTGCAAGCCTGATGCGGGAGAACGTCAAGAACGGACCAGTACCCTTCCGCCGCGCCTATCTGCGCGCCGTCATCGACCAAGTCGAAGTCGATGACGCGGAAATCCGTATCCACGGGCGGCGCGACGTTTTGGAAAGGCTGGTGATGGGTGGCGGGGCGGCTCCGGCAGGAGTGCCCAGTTTTGTTCGCAAATGGCGCACCCGAAGAGATTCGAACTCCTGA
- a CDS encoding methyl-accepting chemotaxis protein, with the protein MKIRGKINLIVGIMSLLAIAITGMSLLIVSEYNQRLGEYQNASDRAFKGERLNRLVTAVVMEARGIYAAPTVEKAKPFAEGILKNLDKIDALLTEWRPLVPADVLPAFDTLVERAEEFKTFRSETARLGTQVAPKAANEQGNNEANRANRKAFQAEIDVVVDENLASLQTITADLADYKRSIVLIVLATAALGMLAGIGAAFYIATNHLSRPILDLTGKMKLLAGGDLSVDVPFAGRKDEIGDMAAAVEVFKQNSLAVRELNAQEEILREKSADLQSSIATVVAAAAAGDFTRRISKDYDNDDLNRFAASVNELVNSVDTGIAETRRVIASLATGDLTQSMKGQFQGAFAELQTNVNDTLQTLQKTLREVRMTTDSINGNSTELRSAADDLSKRTEQQAAALEETSAALDEITAAVRNSTERAQEATVMVTEAKDSAAESASVVRNAIDAMGRIEQASSEIGQITNVIDEIAFQTNLLALNAGVEAARAGDAGKGFAVVAQEVRELAQRAASAAKDIKSLISKSGGEVATGVKLVQATGAALGQIETRVLKINDHIHSIATAAREQSTGLGEVSTAVNQMDQVTQRNAAMVEEANAATHKLSAEADNLANLIAYFKVEREAVRTVVPAKDASRPVASPARRMMGTVARAFGNGSAAVARDDWEEF; encoded by the coding sequence CCAACGGCTCGGTGAATACCAGAACGCCTCCGACCGGGCTTTCAAGGGCGAGCGGCTCAATCGCCTGGTAACGGCGGTGGTGATGGAGGCGCGCGGCATCTATGCGGCGCCAACGGTCGAGAAGGCAAAGCCTTTTGCCGAGGGAATTCTCAAGAACCTCGACAAGATCGACGCGCTGCTCACCGAGTGGCGGCCGCTGGTGCCGGCCGACGTCCTGCCCGCCTTCGATACCCTCGTCGAACGCGCGGAGGAATTCAAGACGTTCCGAAGCGAGACGGCTCGCCTCGGCACGCAGGTTGCGCCGAAAGCTGCCAACGAGCAGGGCAACAACGAAGCGAACCGGGCCAACCGCAAGGCGTTCCAGGCTGAAATCGACGTGGTCGTCGACGAGAACCTTGCCTCGCTTCAGACGATCACCGCGGATCTGGCCGACTACAAGCGCTCGATCGTGCTGATCGTCCTTGCAACCGCTGCCCTGGGCATGCTGGCCGGGATCGGTGCCGCCTTCTATATTGCGACCAATCACCTCAGCCGCCCGATTCTCGATCTGACGGGCAAGATGAAGCTGCTTGCCGGCGGCGATCTCTCGGTTGATGTGCCCTTCGCCGGGCGCAAGGACGAGATCGGCGACATGGCGGCGGCGGTCGAAGTCTTCAAGCAGAACAGCCTCGCCGTGCGCGAGCTCAACGCCCAGGAAGAGATCCTGCGCGAAAAGAGCGCGGACCTGCAGTCGAGCATCGCCACGGTCGTCGCGGCGGCTGCGGCAGGGGATTTCACCAGGCGCATCAGCAAGGACTACGACAACGACGATCTGAACCGCTTTGCGGCGAGCGTCAACGAACTGGTCAACAGTGTCGACACGGGCATCGCCGAGACCCGGAGGGTCATCGCAAGCCTGGCGACGGGCGACCTCACGCAAAGCATGAAGGGCCAGTTCCAGGGCGCCTTCGCCGAGTTGCAGACGAACGTCAACGATACCTTGCAGACCTTGCAGAAGACCTTGCGCGAGGTCCGCATGACGACGGACTCGATCAACGGGAACTCTACGGAGTTGCGCAGTGCCGCCGACGATCTGTCCAAGCGGACAGAGCAGCAGGCCGCAGCTCTGGAGGAAACCTCGGCGGCGCTCGACGAGATAACCGCCGCGGTTCGCAATTCGACGGAGCGGGCCCAGGAAGCGACCGTCATGGTCACGGAGGCGAAGGACAGCGCAGCGGAGTCGGCATCGGTCGTCCGCAACGCCATCGATGCCATGGGCCGGATCGAACAGGCATCGAGCGAGATCGGCCAGATCACCAACGTCATCGACGAGATCGCCTTCCAGACGAACCTGCTGGCCCTCAATGCCGGCGTCGAGGCGGCGCGCGCCGGTGATGCCGGCAAGGGTTTTGCCGTCGTTGCGCAGGAGGTCCGCGAGCTCGCCCAGCGTGCAGCCAGCGCCGCCAAGGATATCAAGTCGCTGATTTCAAAATCGGGCGGCGAGGTGGCCACCGGCGTCAAGCTCGTCCAGGCGACGGGAGCGGCGCTCGGACAGATCGAGACGCGGGTCCTCAAGATCAACGATCACATCCATTCGATCGCGACGGCCGCACGCGAGCAGTCCACGGGCCTCGGGGAGGTCAGCACCGCCGTCAACCAGATGGATCAGGTCACCCAGCGCAACGCCGCCATGGTGGAGGAGGCGAATGCCGCCACGCACAAGCTGTCTGCCGAGGCCGACAATCTCGCCAACCTCATCGCCTATTTCAAGGTCGAGCGCGAGGCGGTGCGTACGGTCGTGCCGGCAAAGGATGCGAGCCGGCCGGTGGCCTCGCCCGCCCGCCGCATGATGGGCACGGTCGCGCGCGCATTCGGCAACGGCTCCGCTGCGGTCGCCCGCGACGATTGGGAGGAGTTCTGA
- a CDS encoding ankyrin repeat domain-containing protein, producing MVPETGSPEDRRRSGLHRQFLEAVGLGDTDRVRGFLKNPDIDVNYAESGQGMTALHIAAARNAGAVLRLLIASGRCDVSARDHRGRTAATLAVVLGDNPVTGRYLFDRQYGGAPERTPTSSRGSSRREAEG from the coding sequence ATGGTGCCTGAAACGGGTTCTCCCGAGGACCGTCGAAGAAGCGGGCTACACCGCCAGTTCCTGGAAGCCGTGGGCCTTGGCGACACTGACAGAGTGCGCGGCTTTCTCAAAAACCCGGACATCGACGTCAATTACGCCGAGTCCGGCCAGGGCATGACGGCACTCCACATCGCCGCCGCACGGAACGCGGGCGCCGTTCTGCGCCTGTTGATCGCGAGCGGCAGATGCGATGTTTCAGCCAGAGATCATCGCGGCCGGACCGCCGCCACGCTGGCGGTCGTGCTTGGCGATAATCCAGTCACGGGGCGCTATTTGTTCGACCGTCAGTACGGGGGGGCGCCGGAAAGAACCCCGACTTCGTCAAGGGGATCTTCCCGGCGCGAGGCGGAAGGCTAG